One region of Quercus lobata isolate SW786 chromosome 2, ValleyOak3.0 Primary Assembly, whole genome shotgun sequence genomic DNA includes:
- the LOC115975044 gene encoding serine decarboxylase, translated as MVRSVKNGGEAVEISPDHFDPTAVVPEPLPKVVESDGELVNGKSNGDREIVLGRNVHTTCLEVTEPDANDDFTGDKDAFMASILARYRKTLLERTKHHLGYPYNLDFDYGALAQLQHFSINNLGDPFIESNYGVHSRQFEVGVLDWFARLWEIEKDEYWGYITNCGTEGNLHGILVGREVFPDGILYASRETHYSVFKAARMYRMECVKVDTLVSGEIDCADFKVKLLAHKDKPAIINVNIGTTVKGAVDDLDLVIQTLEQSGFTHDRFYIHCDGALFGLMMPFVKRAPKVSFKKPIGSVSVSGHKFVGCPMPCGVQITRLEHINALSRDVEYLASRDATIMGSRNGHAPIFLWYTLNKKGYKGFQKEVQKCLRNAHYLKDRLLDAGISAMLNELSSTVVFERPWDEEFIRRWQLACQGNIAHVVVMPNVTIDKLDDFLSELVEKRSTWYQDGKVKPPCIAAEVGSENCLCTLHK; from the exons ATGGTTAGGAGCGTAAAGAATGGAGGAGAGGCAGTGGAGATCTCGCCGGACCACTTCGATCCGACGGCTGTGGTCCCTGAGCCGCTGCCTAAGGTGGTGGAGTCCGACGGCGAATTAGTGAATGGGAAATCGAACGGCGACAGAGAGATCGTGTTGGGGCGGAACGTGCACACCACGTGCCTGGAGGTGACGGAGCCAGATGCCAATGACGATTTCACCGGCGATAAAGATGCCTTCATGGCTAGCATCCTTGCTCGCTATCGAAAGACCCTCCTCGAAAGGACCAAGCACCATTTAG GTTATCCGTATAATTTGGACTTCGACTATGGTGCTCTAGCGCAGTTGCAGCATTTCTCCATTAACAATCTAGGTGACCCTTTTATTGAGAGCAACTATGGTGTCCATTCAAGGCAGTTTGAAGTTGGCGTTTTAGATTGGTTTGCTCGTCTTTGGGAAATAGAAAAGGATGAGTACTGGGGATACATCACAAATTGTGGTACAGAAGGCAATCTTCATGGGATTTTAGTTGG GAGGGAAGTGTTCCCAGATGGGATTTTGTATGCGTCACGGGAGACACATTATTCTGTTTTTAAAGCCGCGCGAATGTATAGAATGGAGTGTGTGAAGGTTGACACTCTGGTCTCTGGTGAGATTGATTGTGCAGATTTTAAAGTTAAACTACTAGCTCATAAAGACAAACCAGCCATCATCAATGTTAATatag GGACAACTGTCAAAGGAGCTGTTGATGACCTTGATCTCgtaatacaaactcttgaacAAAGTGGATTCACACATGATCGGTTCTACATTCATTGTGATGGAGCTTTATTTGGACTTATGATGCCTTTTGTCAAACGT GCACCAAAGGTTAGTTTCAAGAAGCCCATTGGAAGTGTTAGTGTCTCTGGCCATAAGTTTGTTGGATGTCCAATGCCTTGTGGTGTTCAAATAACTAGGCTGGAGCACATCAATGCTCTGTCAAGGGACGTTGAGTACCTTGCTTCAAGGGATGCTACAATAATGGGAAGCCGCAATGGTCATGCTCCTATTTTCCTGTGGTACACCCTCAACAAAAAAGGTTACAAGGGATTCCAGAAAGAAGTCCAGAAATGCCTTAGAAATGCTCACTATTTGAAGGACCGCCTACTTGATGCTGGAATTAGTGCCATGCTAAATGAGCTCAGCAGCACAGTTGTGTTTGAACGACCTTGGGATGAGGAGTTCATTCGCCGGTGGCAGTTAGCTTGCCAAGGAAATATCGCACATGTGGTGGTGATGCCCAATGTCACCATTGACAAGCTGGATGATTTTTTGAGTGAATTAGTTGAAAAACGCTCTACTTGGTACCAGGATGGAAAAGTTAAGCCCCCTTGTATTGCAGCAGAGGTGGGAAGTGAGAATTGTCTTTGTACTCTGCATAAGTGA